A section of the Echeneis naucrates chromosome 12, fEcheNa1.1, whole genome shotgun sequence genome encodes:
- the abl1 gene encoding tyrosine-protein kinase ABL1 isoform X1 — protein MGQQPGKFVGDQRRPSLPAFIKGGKRESSRHGTQPCNVFAVHEALQRPDFEGQGLTEAARWNSKENLLAGPSENDPNLFVALYDFVASGDNTLSITKGEKLRVLGYNHNGEWCEAQTKNGQGWVPSNYITPVNSLEKHSWYHGPVSRNAAEYLLSSGINGSFLVRESESSPGQRSISLRYEGRVYHYRINTASDGKLYVSSESRFNTLAELVHHHSTVADGLITTLHYPAPKRNKPTIYGVSPNYDKWEMERTDITMKHKLGGGQYGEVYEGVWKKYNLTVAVKTLKEDTMEVEEFLKEAAVMKEIKHPNLVQLLGVCTREPPFYIITEFMTHGNLLDYLRECNREEVNAVVLLHMATQISSAMEYLEKKNFIHRDLAARNCLVGENHLVKVADFGLSRLMTGDTYTAHAGAKFPIKWTAPESLAYNKFSIKSDVWAFGVLLWEIATYGMSPYPGIDLSQVYELLEKDYRMDRPEGCPEKVYELMRACWRWTPSERPSFAETHQAFETMFQESSISDEVEKELGKKGKKATLGSIQQAPELPTKTRTLRKNMDARDGDSPDPVEPEAAVSSPMLPRKERPLLDSNLNEDDRLIPKDKTRSFLSLIKIKKKNAPAPPKRSSSFREMDVHPDRRGVTPEPRDSDSFNNGASLAINENTHGLDSSKFLSSNNNGAGGIANGAPTYPGPLFPRKKGAPAVPGPGGKAATTPPSEEESMSNSKRFLWSSSMPSGSDGNEWRSVTLPRDLGQRHFDSGTFGGKPALPRKRTSEQKGESTPRMGTLTPPPRLNTSSDVCSSFLGKDTDPSPGSSPQALTPKTVRRPGVPGLENSKTSALHAELLKPNVFPALGAAGDECRARRHKHPVERERGKLQKPKPAPPPPPSNTKTGKVSRSPTQELPAPSTTTPDIKAKGLPSISEPHHTTTASDQGRSPISEGTKKLPLSSTSKPQPLKTSSSSTSMTSSLSSQSVGGFSSSLTSPGDQSSPTAFIPLVNTRRSLRKTTTRQASERTPNSAVTREMVLEGTELLRAAIYRNSEQTGSHSAVLEAGKNLSKYCMSYVDSIQQMRNKFAFREAINKLENSLRELQICPTATGGANAQQDFTKLLSSVKEISDIVQR, from the exons ATGGGGCAGCAGCCGGGGAAGTTTGTCGGGGACCAGAGGAGACCCAGTTTGCCAGCCTTCATAAAGGGTGGGAAGAGAGAGTCATCACGCCATGGGACCCAGCCCTGTAATGTTTTTGCAGTGCATG aAGCTCTCCAAAGACCAGACTTTGAGGGTCAGGGTCTGACAGAAGCGGCCCGTTGGAACTCAAAAGAGAACCTGTTGGCTGGACCCAGCGAGAATGACCCCAACCTGTTTGTTGCACTGTATGACTTTGTGGCCAGTGGTGACAACACACTCAGCATTACCAAAG GAGAGAAGCTGCGTGTGCTGGGCTACAACCACAATGGTGAGTGGTGTGAGGCGCAGACCAAGAATGGCCAGGGTTGGGTGCCATCCAACTACATCACGCCAGTCAACAGCTTGGAGAAACACAGCTGGTACCACGGACCGGTATCGCGAAATGCTGCAGAGTACCTGCTCAGTTCGGGCATCAACGGAAGCTTTCTGGTCCGTGAGAGTGAGAGCAGCCCTGGCCAGAGGTCCATTTCTCTGCGGTATGAGGGGAGAGTCTACCATTACAGGATTAACACTGCGTCTGATGGCAAG ctgtATGTCTCGTCAGAAAGCCGCTTCAACACACTGGCAGAGCTGGTGCACCACCACTCCACAGTGGCCGACGGCCTCATCACCACACTGCACTACCCGGCGCCAAAGCGCAACAAGCCCACCATCTACGGAGTTTCTCCTAACTACGACAAGTGGGAGATGGAGCGCACTGACATTACCATGAAGCACAAGCTGGGAGGGGGCCAATATGGGGAGGTGTATGAAGGCGTTTGGAAGAAGTACAACCTCACTGTGGCAGTGAAGACACTAAAG GAGGATACAATGGAGGTGGAGGAGTTTCTCAAGGAGGCTGCTGTCATGAAAGAAATTAAACACCCCAACCTAGTACAACTGTTAG GTGTGTGCACACGGGAGCCCCCTTTCTACATCATCACAGAGTTCATGACCCACGGTAACCTACTAGACTACCTGAGAGAGTGCAACAGAGAGGAGGTCAACGCTGTGGTACTGCTTCACATGGCCACACAGATCTCCTCTGCCatggagtacctggagaaaaaaaacttcatacACAG GGACCTAGCTGCACGAAACTGTCTGGTTGGGGAGAACCACCTGGTGAAGGTTGCAGACTTTGGTCTGAGCAGGTTAATGACAGGGGACACCTACACAGCTCACGCTGGAGCCAAGTTCCCCATCAAATGGACTGCTCCAGAGAGTCTGGCCTACAACAAGTTCTCTATTAAGTCTGATGTCTGGG CATTTGGTGTGCTGCTGTGGGAGATCGCCACCTATGGCATGTCTCCATACCCTGGCATTGACCTGTCTCAGGTCTATGAGCTGCTGGAGAAGGACTACCGTATGGACCGGCCAGAGGGCTGCCCTGAGAAAGTCTATGAGCTTATGAGGGCCT GTTGGAGGTGGACCCCTTCAGAACGTCCCTCTTTTGCTGAAACGCACCAAGCCTTTGAGACCATGTTCCAGGAGTCCAGCATCTCTGATG agGTGGAAAAAGAGCTGGgcaagaaaggaaagaaggcaaCATTAGGCTCCATCCAGCAGGCTCCAGAGCTGCCCACCAAGACCAGAACCCTCCGTAAGAACATGGACGCCAGGGATGGAGACAGTCCAG ATCCAGTGGAGCCAGAGGCTGCTGTGTCTTCACCCATGCTTCCAAGAAAAGAGCGCCCCCTATTGGACAGTAACCTGAATGAGGACGACCGCTTGATTCCCAAAGACAAGACTCGCAGTTTCCTCAGCCTCAttaagataaagaaaaagaatgcaCCCGCTCCGCCCAAACGCAGCTCCTCTTTCAGAGAAATGGACGTCCACCCTGACAGGAGGGGCGTGACTCCAGAGCCTCGTGATAGTGACAGCTTCAACAATGGTGCATCTTTGGCcattaatgaaaacacacatggcCTTGACTCTTCCAAGTTCCTGAGTAGTAACAATAACGGAGCAGGAGGCATTGCTAACGGAGCTCCCACCTATCCAGGACCATTATTTCCCAGGAAGAAGGGAGCTCCTGCTGTGCCTGGCCCTGGTGGCAAAGCAGCTACCACACCACCCAGTGAAGAGGAATCCATGTCCAACTCAAAGCGTTTTCTCTGGTCCTCAAGCATGCCCAGCGGCTCAGATGGCAACGAATGGAGGTCTGTCACTCTGCCACGAGACTTGGGCCAGCGCCACTTTGACTCAGGTACCTTCGGGGGCAAGCCAGCTCTGCCACGCAAGAGAACCAGTGAGCAGAAGGGGGAGAGCACCCCTCGGATGGGCACCCTGACACCCCCACCACGCCTAAACACCTCATCAGATGTCTGCTCTTCTTTCTTAGGTAAAGATACTGATCCTAGTCCTGGGTCCAGTCCGCAGGCTTTAACACCTAAGACGGTCAGGAGACCGGGTGTGCCAGGGCTAGAGAACTCCAAAACCAGTGCTCTCCACGCTGAGCTTCTCAAGCCCAACGTGTTTCCTGCTTTGGGGGCAGCTGGTGATGAGTGCAGGGCACGCAGACACAAGCACCCTGTggaaagggaaagaggaaagtTACAGAAACCCAAGCCAGCCCCACCTCCGCCACCCAGCAATACCAAGACAGGCAAGGTTTCCCGCAGCCCAACTCAAGAACTCCCCGctccctccaccaccaccccgGACATCAAAGCTAAGGGTCTCCCCTCCATCTCAGAGCCCCACCACACAACCACTGCCAGTGATCAAGGCCGCTCACCAATCAGTGAGGGCACCAAGAAGCTGcccctcagctccacctccaaACCTCAACCACTGAAgacctccagctcctccacttcGATGACCAGCTCCCTGTCCAGCCAGAGTGTAGGgggcttctcctcctccctcacttcCCCTGGCGATCAGAGCTCGCCAACTGCTTTCATCCCCTTAGTGAACACTCGACGCTCCCTCCGCAAAACTACTACTCGGCAAGCCTCTGAGCGCACCCCCAACTCAGCGGTGACACGCGAGATGGTGCTGGAGGGCACTGAGCTCCTGCGCGCAGCCATTTACCGCAACTCGGAGCAGACAGGCAGCCACAGCGCTGTGCTGGAGGCTGGCAAGAACCTGTCCAAATACTGCATGAGCTACGTGGACTCCATCCAACAGATGAGGAACAAGTTTGCCTTCCGCGAGGCCATCAACAAGCTCGAGAATAGCCTGCGCGAGCTGCAAATTTGTCCCACTGCCACAGGGGGGGCCAATGCACAGCAAGACTTTACCAAGCTGCTGTCCTCTGTCAAAGAAATAAGTGACATTGTTCAGAGGTAG
- the abl1 gene encoding tyrosine-protein kinase ABL1 isoform X2: MKMLEICLKLVGCKSKKGLSSSSSCYLEEALQRPDFEGQGLTEAARWNSKENLLAGPSENDPNLFVALYDFVASGDNTLSITKGEKLRVLGYNHNGEWCEAQTKNGQGWVPSNYITPVNSLEKHSWYHGPVSRNAAEYLLSSGINGSFLVRESESSPGQRSISLRYEGRVYHYRINTASDGKLYVSSESRFNTLAELVHHHSTVADGLITTLHYPAPKRNKPTIYGVSPNYDKWEMERTDITMKHKLGGGQYGEVYEGVWKKYNLTVAVKTLKEDTMEVEEFLKEAAVMKEIKHPNLVQLLGVCTREPPFYIITEFMTHGNLLDYLRECNREEVNAVVLLHMATQISSAMEYLEKKNFIHRDLAARNCLVGENHLVKVADFGLSRLMTGDTYTAHAGAKFPIKWTAPESLAYNKFSIKSDVWAFGVLLWEIATYGMSPYPGIDLSQVYELLEKDYRMDRPEGCPEKVYELMRACWRWTPSERPSFAETHQAFETMFQESSISDEVEKELGKKGKKATLGSIQQAPELPTKTRTLRKNMDARDGDSPDPVEPEAAVSSPMLPRKERPLLDSNLNEDDRLIPKDKTRSFLSLIKIKKKNAPAPPKRSSSFREMDVHPDRRGVTPEPRDSDSFNNGASLAINENTHGLDSSKFLSSNNNGAGGIANGAPTYPGPLFPRKKGAPAVPGPGGKAATTPPSEEESMSNSKRFLWSSSMPSGSDGNEWRSVTLPRDLGQRHFDSGTFGGKPALPRKRTSEQKGESTPRMGTLTPPPRLNTSSDVCSSFLGKDTDPSPGSSPQALTPKTVRRPGVPGLENSKTSALHAELLKPNVFPALGAAGDECRARRHKHPVERERGKLQKPKPAPPPPPSNTKTGKVSRSPTQELPAPSTTTPDIKAKGLPSISEPHHTTTASDQGRSPISEGTKKLPLSSTSKPQPLKTSSSSTSMTSSLSSQSVGGFSSSLTSPGDQSSPTAFIPLVNTRRSLRKTTTRQASERTPNSAVTREMVLEGTELLRAAIYRNSEQTGSHSAVLEAGKNLSKYCMSYVDSIQQMRNKFAFREAINKLENSLRELQICPTATGGANAQQDFTKLLSSVKEISDIVQR, encoded by the exons atgaaaatgttggagATATGCCTGAAATTGGTGGGGTGTAAATCTAAAAAAGGCCTCTcgtcctcctccagctgttaCCTTGAAG aAGCTCTCCAAAGACCAGACTTTGAGGGTCAGGGTCTGACAGAAGCGGCCCGTTGGAACTCAAAAGAGAACCTGTTGGCTGGACCCAGCGAGAATGACCCCAACCTGTTTGTTGCACTGTATGACTTTGTGGCCAGTGGTGACAACACACTCAGCATTACCAAAG GAGAGAAGCTGCGTGTGCTGGGCTACAACCACAATGGTGAGTGGTGTGAGGCGCAGACCAAGAATGGCCAGGGTTGGGTGCCATCCAACTACATCACGCCAGTCAACAGCTTGGAGAAACACAGCTGGTACCACGGACCGGTATCGCGAAATGCTGCAGAGTACCTGCTCAGTTCGGGCATCAACGGAAGCTTTCTGGTCCGTGAGAGTGAGAGCAGCCCTGGCCAGAGGTCCATTTCTCTGCGGTATGAGGGGAGAGTCTACCATTACAGGATTAACACTGCGTCTGATGGCAAG ctgtATGTCTCGTCAGAAAGCCGCTTCAACACACTGGCAGAGCTGGTGCACCACCACTCCACAGTGGCCGACGGCCTCATCACCACACTGCACTACCCGGCGCCAAAGCGCAACAAGCCCACCATCTACGGAGTTTCTCCTAACTACGACAAGTGGGAGATGGAGCGCACTGACATTACCATGAAGCACAAGCTGGGAGGGGGCCAATATGGGGAGGTGTATGAAGGCGTTTGGAAGAAGTACAACCTCACTGTGGCAGTGAAGACACTAAAG GAGGATACAATGGAGGTGGAGGAGTTTCTCAAGGAGGCTGCTGTCATGAAAGAAATTAAACACCCCAACCTAGTACAACTGTTAG GTGTGTGCACACGGGAGCCCCCTTTCTACATCATCACAGAGTTCATGACCCACGGTAACCTACTAGACTACCTGAGAGAGTGCAACAGAGAGGAGGTCAACGCTGTGGTACTGCTTCACATGGCCACACAGATCTCCTCTGCCatggagtacctggagaaaaaaaacttcatacACAG GGACCTAGCTGCACGAAACTGTCTGGTTGGGGAGAACCACCTGGTGAAGGTTGCAGACTTTGGTCTGAGCAGGTTAATGACAGGGGACACCTACACAGCTCACGCTGGAGCCAAGTTCCCCATCAAATGGACTGCTCCAGAGAGTCTGGCCTACAACAAGTTCTCTATTAAGTCTGATGTCTGGG CATTTGGTGTGCTGCTGTGGGAGATCGCCACCTATGGCATGTCTCCATACCCTGGCATTGACCTGTCTCAGGTCTATGAGCTGCTGGAGAAGGACTACCGTATGGACCGGCCAGAGGGCTGCCCTGAGAAAGTCTATGAGCTTATGAGGGCCT GTTGGAGGTGGACCCCTTCAGAACGTCCCTCTTTTGCTGAAACGCACCAAGCCTTTGAGACCATGTTCCAGGAGTCCAGCATCTCTGATG agGTGGAAAAAGAGCTGGgcaagaaaggaaagaaggcaaCATTAGGCTCCATCCAGCAGGCTCCAGAGCTGCCCACCAAGACCAGAACCCTCCGTAAGAACATGGACGCCAGGGATGGAGACAGTCCAG ATCCAGTGGAGCCAGAGGCTGCTGTGTCTTCACCCATGCTTCCAAGAAAAGAGCGCCCCCTATTGGACAGTAACCTGAATGAGGACGACCGCTTGATTCCCAAAGACAAGACTCGCAGTTTCCTCAGCCTCAttaagataaagaaaaagaatgcaCCCGCTCCGCCCAAACGCAGCTCCTCTTTCAGAGAAATGGACGTCCACCCTGACAGGAGGGGCGTGACTCCAGAGCCTCGTGATAGTGACAGCTTCAACAATGGTGCATCTTTGGCcattaatgaaaacacacatggcCTTGACTCTTCCAAGTTCCTGAGTAGTAACAATAACGGAGCAGGAGGCATTGCTAACGGAGCTCCCACCTATCCAGGACCATTATTTCCCAGGAAGAAGGGAGCTCCTGCTGTGCCTGGCCCTGGTGGCAAAGCAGCTACCACACCACCCAGTGAAGAGGAATCCATGTCCAACTCAAAGCGTTTTCTCTGGTCCTCAAGCATGCCCAGCGGCTCAGATGGCAACGAATGGAGGTCTGTCACTCTGCCACGAGACTTGGGCCAGCGCCACTTTGACTCAGGTACCTTCGGGGGCAAGCCAGCTCTGCCACGCAAGAGAACCAGTGAGCAGAAGGGGGAGAGCACCCCTCGGATGGGCACCCTGACACCCCCACCACGCCTAAACACCTCATCAGATGTCTGCTCTTCTTTCTTAGGTAAAGATACTGATCCTAGTCCTGGGTCCAGTCCGCAGGCTTTAACACCTAAGACGGTCAGGAGACCGGGTGTGCCAGGGCTAGAGAACTCCAAAACCAGTGCTCTCCACGCTGAGCTTCTCAAGCCCAACGTGTTTCCTGCTTTGGGGGCAGCTGGTGATGAGTGCAGGGCACGCAGACACAAGCACCCTGTggaaagggaaagaggaaagtTACAGAAACCCAAGCCAGCCCCACCTCCGCCACCCAGCAATACCAAGACAGGCAAGGTTTCCCGCAGCCCAACTCAAGAACTCCCCGctccctccaccaccaccccgGACATCAAAGCTAAGGGTCTCCCCTCCATCTCAGAGCCCCACCACACAACCACTGCCAGTGATCAAGGCCGCTCACCAATCAGTGAGGGCACCAAGAAGCTGcccctcagctccacctccaaACCTCAACCACTGAAgacctccagctcctccacttcGATGACCAGCTCCCTGTCCAGCCAGAGTGTAGGgggcttctcctcctccctcacttcCCCTGGCGATCAGAGCTCGCCAACTGCTTTCATCCCCTTAGTGAACACTCGACGCTCCCTCCGCAAAACTACTACTCGGCAAGCCTCTGAGCGCACCCCCAACTCAGCGGTGACACGCGAGATGGTGCTGGAGGGCACTGAGCTCCTGCGCGCAGCCATTTACCGCAACTCGGAGCAGACAGGCAGCCACAGCGCTGTGCTGGAGGCTGGCAAGAACCTGTCCAAATACTGCATGAGCTACGTGGACTCCATCCAACAGATGAGGAACAAGTTTGCCTTCCGCGAGGCCATCAACAAGCTCGAGAATAGCCTGCGCGAGCTGCAAATTTGTCCCACTGCCACAGGGGGGGCCAATGCACAGCAAGACTTTACCAAGCTGCTGTCCTCTGTCAAAGAAATAAGTGACATTGTTCAGAGGTAG
- the abl1 gene encoding tyrosine-protein kinase ABL1 isoform X3, protein MKMLEICLKLVGCKSKKGLSSSSSCYLEALQRPDFEGQGLTEAARWNSKENLLAGPSENDPNLFVALYDFVASGDNTLSITKGEKLRVLGYNHNGEWCEAQTKNGQGWVPSNYITPVNSLEKHSWYHGPVSRNAAEYLLSSGINGSFLVRESESSPGQRSISLRYEGRVYHYRINTASDGKLYVSSESRFNTLAELVHHHSTVADGLITTLHYPAPKRNKPTIYGVSPNYDKWEMERTDITMKHKLGGGQYGEVYEGVWKKYNLTVAVKTLKEDTMEVEEFLKEAAVMKEIKHPNLVQLLGVCTREPPFYIITEFMTHGNLLDYLRECNREEVNAVVLLHMATQISSAMEYLEKKNFIHRDLAARNCLVGENHLVKVADFGLSRLMTGDTYTAHAGAKFPIKWTAPESLAYNKFSIKSDVWAFGVLLWEIATYGMSPYPGIDLSQVYELLEKDYRMDRPEGCPEKVYELMRACWRWTPSERPSFAETHQAFETMFQESSISDEVEKELGKKGKKATLGSIQQAPELPTKTRTLRKNMDARDGDSPGETNSQSRCHSVKILEPEAAVSSPMLPRKERPLLDSNLNEDDRLIPKDKTRSFLSLIKIKKKNAPAPPKRSSSFREMDVHPDRRGVTPEPRDSDSFNNGASLAINENTHGLDSSKFLSSNNNGAGGIANGAPTYPGPLFPRKKGAPAVPGPGGKAATTPPSEEESMSNSKRFLWSSSMPSGSDGNEWRSVTLPRDLGQRHFDSGTFGGKPALPRKRTSEQKGESTPRMGTLTPPPRLNTSSDVCSSFLGKDTDPSPGSSPQALTPKTVRRPGVPGLENSKTSALHAELLKPNVFPALGAAGDECRARRHKHPVERERGKLQKPKPAPPPPPSNTKTGKVSRSPTQELPAPSTTTPDIKAKGLPSISEPHHTTTASDQGRSPISEGTKKLPLSSTSKPQPLKTSSSSTSMTSSLSSQSVGGFSSSLTSPGDQSSPTAFIPLVNTRRSLRKTTTRQASERTPNSAVTREMVLEGTELLRAAIYRNSEQTGSHSAVLEAGKNLSKYCMSYVDSIQQMRNKFAFREAINKLENSLRELQICPTATGGANAQQDFTKLLSSVKEISDIVQR, encoded by the exons atgaaaatgttggagATATGCCTGAAATTGGTGGGGTGTAAATCTAAAAAAGGCCTCTcgtcctcctccagctgttaCCTTGAAG CTCTCCAAAGACCAGACTTTGAGGGTCAGGGTCTGACAGAAGCGGCCCGTTGGAACTCAAAAGAGAACCTGTTGGCTGGACCCAGCGAGAATGACCCCAACCTGTTTGTTGCACTGTATGACTTTGTGGCCAGTGGTGACAACACACTCAGCATTACCAAAG GAGAGAAGCTGCGTGTGCTGGGCTACAACCACAATGGTGAGTGGTGTGAGGCGCAGACCAAGAATGGCCAGGGTTGGGTGCCATCCAACTACATCACGCCAGTCAACAGCTTGGAGAAACACAGCTGGTACCACGGACCGGTATCGCGAAATGCTGCAGAGTACCTGCTCAGTTCGGGCATCAACGGAAGCTTTCTGGTCCGTGAGAGTGAGAGCAGCCCTGGCCAGAGGTCCATTTCTCTGCGGTATGAGGGGAGAGTCTACCATTACAGGATTAACACTGCGTCTGATGGCAAG ctgtATGTCTCGTCAGAAAGCCGCTTCAACACACTGGCAGAGCTGGTGCACCACCACTCCACAGTGGCCGACGGCCTCATCACCACACTGCACTACCCGGCGCCAAAGCGCAACAAGCCCACCATCTACGGAGTTTCTCCTAACTACGACAAGTGGGAGATGGAGCGCACTGACATTACCATGAAGCACAAGCTGGGAGGGGGCCAATATGGGGAGGTGTATGAAGGCGTTTGGAAGAAGTACAACCTCACTGTGGCAGTGAAGACACTAAAG GAGGATACAATGGAGGTGGAGGAGTTTCTCAAGGAGGCTGCTGTCATGAAAGAAATTAAACACCCCAACCTAGTACAACTGTTAG GTGTGTGCACACGGGAGCCCCCTTTCTACATCATCACAGAGTTCATGACCCACGGTAACCTACTAGACTACCTGAGAGAGTGCAACAGAGAGGAGGTCAACGCTGTGGTACTGCTTCACATGGCCACACAGATCTCCTCTGCCatggagtacctggagaaaaaaaacttcatacACAG GGACCTAGCTGCACGAAACTGTCTGGTTGGGGAGAACCACCTGGTGAAGGTTGCAGACTTTGGTCTGAGCAGGTTAATGACAGGGGACACCTACACAGCTCACGCTGGAGCCAAGTTCCCCATCAAATGGACTGCTCCAGAGAGTCTGGCCTACAACAAGTTCTCTATTAAGTCTGATGTCTGGG CATTTGGTGTGCTGCTGTGGGAGATCGCCACCTATGGCATGTCTCCATACCCTGGCATTGACCTGTCTCAGGTCTATGAGCTGCTGGAGAAGGACTACCGTATGGACCGGCCAGAGGGCTGCCCTGAGAAAGTCTATGAGCTTATGAGGGCCT GTTGGAGGTGGACCCCTTCAGAACGTCCCTCTTTTGCTGAAACGCACCAAGCCTTTGAGACCATGTTCCAGGAGTCCAGCATCTCTGATG agGTGGAAAAAGAGCTGGgcaagaaaggaaagaaggcaaCATTAGGCTCCATCCAGCAGGCTCCAGAGCTGCCCACCAAGACCAGAACCCTCCGTAAGAACATGGACGCCAGGGATGGAGACAGTCCAGGTGAGACAAACTCCCAGTCCCGCTGTCATTCAGTCAAAATAT TGGAGCCAGAGGCTGCTGTGTCTTCACCCATGCTTCCAAGAAAAGAGCGCCCCCTATTGGACAGTAACCTGAATGAGGACGACCGCTTGATTCCCAAAGACAAGACTCGCAGTTTCCTCAGCCTCAttaagataaagaaaaagaatgcaCCCGCTCCGCCCAAACGCAGCTCCTCTTTCAGAGAAATGGACGTCCACCCTGACAGGAGGGGCGTGACTCCAGAGCCTCGTGATAGTGACAGCTTCAACAATGGTGCATCTTTGGCcattaatgaaaacacacatggcCTTGACTCTTCCAAGTTCCTGAGTAGTAACAATAACGGAGCAGGAGGCATTGCTAACGGAGCTCCCACCTATCCAGGACCATTATTTCCCAGGAAGAAGGGAGCTCCTGCTGTGCCTGGCCCTGGTGGCAAAGCAGCTACCACACCACCCAGTGAAGAGGAATCCATGTCCAACTCAAAGCGTTTTCTCTGGTCCTCAAGCATGCCCAGCGGCTCAGATGGCAACGAATGGAGGTCTGTCACTCTGCCACGAGACTTGGGCCAGCGCCACTTTGACTCAGGTACCTTCGGGGGCAAGCCAGCTCTGCCACGCAAGAGAACCAGTGAGCAGAAGGGGGAGAGCACCCCTCGGATGGGCACCCTGACACCCCCACCACGCCTAAACACCTCATCAGATGTCTGCTCTTCTTTCTTAGGTAAAGATACTGATCCTAGTCCTGGGTCCAGTCCGCAGGCTTTAACACCTAAGACGGTCAGGAGACCGGGTGTGCCAGGGCTAGAGAACTCCAAAACCAGTGCTCTCCACGCTGAGCTTCTCAAGCCCAACGTGTTTCCTGCTTTGGGGGCAGCTGGTGATGAGTGCAGGGCACGCAGACACAAGCACCCTGTggaaagggaaagaggaaagtTACAGAAACCCAAGCCAGCCCCACCTCCGCCACCCAGCAATACCAAGACAGGCAAGGTTTCCCGCAGCCCAACTCAAGAACTCCCCGctccctccaccaccaccccgGACATCAAAGCTAAGGGTCTCCCCTCCATCTCAGAGCCCCACCACACAACCACTGCCAGTGATCAAGGCCGCTCACCAATCAGTGAGGGCACCAAGAAGCTGcccctcagctccacctccaaACCTCAACCACTGAAgacctccagctcctccacttcGATGACCAGCTCCCTGTCCAGCCAGAGTGTAGGgggcttctcctcctccctcacttcCCCTGGCGATCAGAGCTCGCCAACTGCTTTCATCCCCTTAGTGAACACTCGACGCTCCCTCCGCAAAACTACTACTCGGCAAGCCTCTGAGCGCACCCCCAACTCAGCGGTGACACGCGAGATGGTGCTGGAGGGCACTGAGCTCCTGCGCGCAGCCATTTACCGCAACTCGGAGCAGACAGGCAGCCACAGCGCTGTGCTGGAGGCTGGCAAGAACCTGTCCAAATACTGCATGAGCTACGTGGACTCCATCCAACAGATGAGGAACAAGTTTGCCTTCCGCGAGGCCATCAACAAGCTCGAGAATAGCCTGCGCGAGCTGCAAATTTGTCCCACTGCCACAGGGGGGGCCAATGCACAGCAAGACTTTACCAAGCTGCTGTCCTCTGTCAAAGAAATAAGTGACATTGTTCAGAGGTAG